One window from the genome of Treponema sp. OMZ 838 encodes:
- a CDS encoding septal ring lytic transglycosylase RlpA family protein produces MRKYHVLSALVAALLLLPLGAEELLTAETYASYYGEAFNGRPTSSGEIFDMNAYTAAHKTLPFGTFLEVTNLENGKKVVVRVNDRGPFVPNREIDLSKAAAKSLGMISRGITRVSIKKVDSLDHAALVATTDVYSDTPAKSAQKETPLASGTQPEVVPVQKEAVSDIPAKGSGTAAEAQTAPSKVTQAQASQPNTTQRQPAPVDKQTAKPDTVKGVANRSASAQPEQAPAPVYSQGTSGVLWRIQLGAFAREENALRLVVQLRKAGFDPAYERTEKSVRVVLPGIQPDDLEKVKEALANHSFTDYVIRQESW; encoded by the coding sequence ATGAGAAAATACCATGTACTGTCGGCTCTGGTGGCGGCATTGTTGTTATTGCCCCTTGGAGCGGAAGAATTACTCACAGCAGAAACTTATGCATCTTATTACGGAGAGGCTTTTAACGGCCGGCCGACGTCAAGCGGCGAAATTTTCGATATGAATGCCTATACGGCAGCCCACAAAACACTGCCGTTCGGAACTTTTCTTGAAGTAACAAATCTTGAAAATGGGAAAAAAGTGGTGGTACGCGTAAATGACCGCGGCCCATTCGTCCCAAACCGCGAGATAGATTTATCAAAAGCTGCCGCTAAATCGTTGGGAATGATTAGCCGCGGTATCACACGGGTTTCGATTAAAAAGGTTGATTCGCTTGATCATGCAGCACTCGTTGCGACAACTGATGTTTACAGCGACACACCGGCAAAATCTGCACAAAAAGAAACGCCTCTCGCCTCAGGTACGCAGCCTGAAGTAGTGCCTGTTCAGAAGGAGGCGGTGTCCGACATACCTGCTAAAGGTTCCGGGACAGCAGCAGAAGCGCAAACGGCACCGTCTAAAGTAACACAAGCACAAGCATCGCAGCCTAACACAACACAAAGACAACCGGCACCTGTAGATAAACAAACAGCAAAGCCCGACACCGTCAAAGGTGTTGCAAACCGTTCAGCTTCCGCACAACCGGAACAAGCTCCGGCTCCGGTTTATTCACAAGGTACTTCAGGCGTGTTGTGGAGAATTCAGCTGGGCGCTTTTGCACGGGAAGAAAATGCGCTGCGGCTTGTTGTCCAACTGAGAAAAGCAGGATTCGACCCTGCGTATGAGCGTACTGAAAAATCGGTACGGGTTGTTCTTCCGGGCATACAGCCTGACGATCTTGAAAAAGTAAAAGAAGCACTGGCAAATCATTCCTTCACCGACTACGTAATCAGACAGGAAAGCTGGTAA